The nucleotide sequence TCCATCTGGAGCATCAAATTTAGTCCTGATGGCCGTTACCTTGCGAGTGCCGGGGAGGATTGCATAATTCATGTTTGGGAAGTGTTGGAGTTCGAGAGGGCAGGGAAGGAGAGGGAGGTGAAGGAGAACGGGGTGTGCAATCCGCTAGTTGCTATGGTGTGCAATGAGTCATCAGGGACGATGGTGGCATCAGCTGCTCCAAGTGGGAGCCATTGGGAGAAGAAGCTGCGATCAAAGGTACTGCACAGTGGGGGATCGGTGAGCTCAGACAGGTTGATGGTGCCTGAGTATGTGTTTGCACTGTCCGAGAAGCCTGTGATAACCTTTGCAGGGCATTCAGAGGATGTGCTTGATCTCAGCTGGTCCAAATCTCAGGTAATGTACACACATTTCTAATTTATCTTCAATTCTAATGTGTAAATATTAATTTTCAGGGTAAGTGCAAAGTTCAGGCTACAATAGAATGTGGAATACCTGAAAGTAGGATATCAGTCACGGAAATTAGATCCGAACATAACTCATGTTATTAAGAACACAAAAGCTGTGTAATAACAATCGTCATATTAGAAACATCGTGATCACACACCAGCTAAACTTATTTATTGTTGGGTTTGGGCGTACATAACTTGGCATCCAGATCTGGCATAGTGCAACTGGTGCACTGTCTGGAAAGGAAAACTTGACCAGCTGCCATTTATGCATTTTGGTTTTTGCGATAGATAAATTGACTTTATTGCTCCCAAGTGTACCCAAGCTTTTACCATGTGCATAAGACCCAGGTGCTCTCTACATGTAACTAAGACATGGTCTCTACACGCTTATACATTGCCATTTTACTATGGTTTTAATTTCCGTCTCAGTGCATCTAGAAAGTTCAGCACGTAAAAACTAAGCAGGAATTACACTGCAGGCTCCTAAACTTGCCTGGTCGTCTCAACTAACCCCTCAAACTTTTAGAGCCCCTTGAACTTGCATGGGTCTCACCAAAACCCCTGAACAGAAGCAAAGTTTAGGGGGTTAAATCAGACAACTGTGCAAGTTTAGGGGCTAGGTGTGACAACTGTGCCAGTTGAAGGGGATGAGAAGTAATTTGCAAGTTTGCCTGGCTAGCCGGCTAGGTGACTACCGCTACCGCACAAGTTCAGAGGCCTACAACACAGTTCTTTCTTAACTTATTGGCATTTGGAGAACCTATTGTCTATGATCTGGATGATATTGTTGTGTGCTGTCAAAATGTAGATATTTGAGTCCTACATTTGAATGTCAGCTAACCAGTTTCATGATACTGAACTGGAATTGaaagtttttcttttttttcccctgTGTTTTTTACCCGTaaggttccaattttgttaatcGATATTCATTCTTTCTCTGCATCAGATCAAAGAAGGTATTAAGCTTGTCAAGAGAGTTGTAATTTACTTCTCTGTTCCAAAATGTACACTGTTTTAGCTTTGACCGAAACCAAACTTCTCTAATTTTGACCAAGTTCATAGAAAAATGCGCCAACATCTACAGCATCATattagtttcattaaatccaACATCAAATATGTCTTGACAATGCTTTTATTTGGcattgtagatgttaatatatttgtCTATAAACTTGGCCAAAGTTATAGAAGTTAAATAGAATAAGTTAACTTTGATGTAGTGTAGGTTTGCCTCTGTCAGACCTCTTTTTTGAATAGTTTATGGATAGCAAATACTTTGACAAAATCATGAATTTGGTATTCTATATCTCTAAGATGAAATGAGATTTGCCTTGTTTTAAATGGATAAATCTTGGTTTTAAAAGTGCAAATTAACTATTCCATTGGTATTTATTTAGGAATCAGTGCTCATAACTAGTCAAGCTACTCTGTACTCAAATACACTGAAAGCATATGCGGACAGCCAGACAGCATGCacagcatttttttttttttttgctaggcACTTGTCTTGCTCGTCTCTTGGTATACTTGCTGCTGTTTGTAAAGGCATATCCATTTCTACAGCATGTTGAATTTGAAGTATAATTATTATGAATTCATTGTAGTTTCCTGCTAGTTCAGCATCCCTTATAACCATCTTTTAGTTCCTGCAGTATTTGCTTTCATCATCAATGGATAAAACAGTACGATTGTGGCACATGTCAAGCACTTATTGTTTGAAAACCTTCTCACACACTGACTATGGTACGAACATCACTTCAGAATCACCCCACCCCGTCCCTCTCACTGTCTAAGCACTGCAACAGCATTGTCCGTCTAATATAATTTCTTTTTGATTCAGTGACTTGCATCCAGTTCAATCCTGTTGATGATAGATACTTCATTAGTGGTTCCCTGGATGAAAAGGTTCGTATCTGGAGTATTCCAAAGCGTGAAATTGTTGATTGGGTCGATCTTCATGAAATGGTTACTGCTGCCTGCTATACTCCAGATGGAAAGGTTTGAATTTGATCTATTTcatagtttcttaattttggtCAAGTGGAGCTGCTAGTTGTTCATCCTAATACCTTAAGATGTTGTCTCAGGGCGCGCTGGTTGGGTCCCACAAGGGCAGTTGCCATCTGTATGATACATCTGGTACATCGGCTTGCATTTTAGTTCTGTTCTCAACTCTCATTCAAAGACCTTATTTCCTATTCGGTGTCTTGCAAGCCCTAACCTTATATTTTTTCTTTCTCCTGGCTAGATGACATGCTTTGCTACAAAACACAGATCGACCTGCAAAACAAGAGAAGAAAATCTAGCCAGAAGAAAATAACAGGATTTCAGGTGCTTATTTTGACTAAACATTGTGTTGTGATGTGAATCATTCTGCACCAGAGTTATGATATTTTTGGTTTGTTAAACTGAATAATAGCTCCTTAAACAGTTTATCCCAGGGGATTCTTCAGTGGTCATAATCACATCTGCAGATTCACGAATCAGAGTTCTTGATGGTTTTGAGCTAGTTCATAAGTTTAAAGGTAAAAATTTATTATCAACTATTTTTCACTTAAGTTTACAATTTACACTGGTTCAGAACTTCAGAACATGGTGCAATCATTGTTGACTGTGAATACTGAAGATCAATTGTACCtgccttgtttttccttcaaGGGCAGTGCTGGAACATGTCAGCTTGCGCTTTTCTGCTATCATTGGCTCTATTGTTCACTTAACATGTTAAAATAGCTCGTCCCTGTTGATAGATCTAACGGCCACATTGTTTGTTTTCCTGTGCATGTCACTCTCTGTCTGTTATTAAGAAAAGGAATCATTGCTCAATTTTCATCTTCTATTCTGCTGCTTGGTCCAGTTACATAGTTCTTATGTCTTGCCATATTTCAGGATTCCGAAACACCAGCAGCCAAATCTCAGCTTGTTTAACTGGAAATGGGCGGTATATTATCTCAGCAAGTGAGGATTCCCATGTATATGTCTGGAGGAACAATGATGGTTTGAAACCAAGTAGAAAGAAGGGCATTGTTTCTGTTACAAATACCCATGAACACTTCCACTGCGAGAGTGTGACCGTTGCTGTTACCTGGCCTTTTACCAGCACCACAATGACTTCTTTAATGAACCCCAGGAAACAAGAAGAGCTTGATCGTGGGTCTGAGAATGACTATTCACCGCAAGGTCTGCAAACCAAACTTGCTAAGGAACAGGAGATGCCAGATGTTGAGTACCGGAGCACAAATATCACAAGTAACAACTTGAATCATAATGGTGACCGGACATCTCCGACTTGGCCTGAAGAACTTATCACACCATCAAGTCAGAATCTCAGGGCTACTACCTGCCATGCCAACGAGGGAGATCAAGCTCTGAATCGGTCGGCCTGGGGCCTAGTAATTGTCACAGCAGGCCGTGGAGGTCAAATCAGAACATTTCAAAACTTTGGTTTTCCTGTAAGAGTATAGCATGAATCTGAATACGTAAGATAGTCACTGCCATTCAGGAGTGTAGTTTGTGTATAGATAGGAGATAGTGAGTTTCACACTATTCGGGGATTGGGTTTTACTGTTCCTTGGTGCACCTGCTAGAGATCAGAATCTTCATCTAACATACACTGTCAGTACTGCGAAACTTGGTATGCCAAATTTATTTACCCGAAAGGCCTAAATTGTACATGAAAGAGAAAGTCCTACAGGGCTACAGAGAGCAACACTATCAGCTGACTGGAGATAATTCATCTGTCAGCTTCAACCGCACATTTCGCTTTTAGCCAATTGTCATTTTCGCTTTGTGGGTGTCATGGTATTGGTACCGTGAATATTTTTTTACCTGTTCAAACAATGCTGGCAAATGCAGTGTTTCCGCGCCAGATAAGTCAATAACGAGCCTTTGGCTTACTCTCCTTTTTTTTTCGAATGAGCTTTTGGCTTACTTCATCTTTTTTTATTGTCAATAATGAGCCTTTCGCTCACGTCTTAAATTATGGGTAGGGTGGTATGTAAGTTCACTTGTTGGGTTTCATTTTTTGAAGAAAAATGAAATATGGTAAAAAAATGCTGTAAATTCAGAATATGGTGCTCCGAAGTAAGCAAACTCAAAATATGTGCTATGCTTGACTAGTTCAGTGCAAGTTACTTGTACTCCGAGAAAATAGAGGCTAACGCTAACAAAAGGAAGGGTATAGTTCATATCAGGGGTGTTGGCCTAATGGATAATTTTGCCAAGCCCCGTGTTAGCTCAAACCGTTTCCAACCAGCCTAGTTCGCATTAGGGCCTGTTTGATATGCATTAGGATCGAGTGGTGATGTAAGTTTGAGTGAAAaccttttttaaaatattttgtgaAATGCTAACTTAGACTTAAAAGCTGGTGGTCATAGTATGGGTGTTACCATGCCACGTGGCTCAGGCACGACCATGGAAGTAATAAAAAAGATTTGAGCTTCTTCACAAAAGATGAGACATTAAAAATTAAAGTGCTTGCAAGGCATACCCAAAAAGGGTATATGATTTTTgaatgttttcaataaaacctctTCGCAGGAGTACTTTTCACAAAATTTTCGCTAATATAATATTAGGAGATAATATTCAAACTCCATTTGAAAAGGTCTAAAAAAGAGCTCGACGGAGTGTTTTTACACTTACCGGAGCTCTTCGATGACCACCGTCATTCTGATCACCGAAGCTTTGGAACAGTGTTCCAGCTAGGCTATTGTCGAGCACGTACACGTTATCTTTCGGTGCCTCATGAGCATCGGAGCTTTGAGACGGTGCCTATTAGGCGGCGACAATTTCAAATAAGAGCACCAGAACTCTCTAGTGCAGCACCACAGTTGTGCACCGGGGTTTTTATACACCGTTGGGCAAAGCTCTCCTGAGATGTCATTGGAGTTTAATGGCTAGTTCTAAGCTGCGGGTTACTGCTTGTAAAGCTCTGGTGGTGCTCTTCGGTGAGGCATTAGAGCTCTTGAAAGccctggttttggctaattgataaaATCTATTTAGACTAATCCTTGTATCttaagtgtgtgactagataggatggtctaatccaagtggtgaagcaagatgaagtccatggtgtTGTTGGTGGACATGTGATGAAGGTGATCAAGCtctagacttggaaaagaagaaagagaagaacaaaatgggctcaaggcaaaggtgacatccatagggccattttatTTTCGGTGAttgagacactatagagagtgtgatcacatttaggatagatggtcgtactattaagagaggagctcttatcggacaactcgatcattTAGTGTCACTAGGTGTtgaaatacttgcattgcattttaggcctagtgcacaatcggtgagaagtgaataacctttgaaaaatgtttgtgaaaatactaacacacttgcacatgatggtAAAACACTTGGAGTATTAGCATATTTGCAAAGGTGGCgagaaaggtgaagaaaaggaggcattgTCGGGCTCGGGGTGTTGCCACGAgggcaccaccaccccctgtccggtgcaccgccacccctgtggcggtgaccgacagaggaggccgagagggaggtgttctgggtggcaccgccaccccttgtccggtggcaccgccacccctagggcggtgcccacctgaaCATGCCCGAGAAGGGCTGGTGCTGGGGCTGGCACTAGAAGTGGCGGTGTGCACCGCCACAGGCGCGACGGTGCACTGTCATGGGCACAGTCACcctgtccggtggcaccgccCCTTTTCAACAGAGAGCGGGTGAACCAGAGTTGGGCACCGCCGCAGGCACCGCCACCCCTGGGCGGTGCACTGCTCCATTTTTCCAGAGAGCATGGATTTCAGGGTGTTGGCTGGGGTAGCACCGgcaccccctgtccggtgccaCGCCACCTGTCCGGTGACCACTGACAGTCAAACTAGCCGTTGGATTCGACTGttggggggcaccgccaccccatgtccAGTGACCGCACCGCTGTGTCCGGTGCCCTCGTAGAAAGCTGCTCCAAAGGGGTAACGgttctatttgcttgtgggcttataaatagagctagtggccatcggccttggccactctcttggcacttctaacagctgcatacaccctttgagagcttagcataccactccactcacttgcacacttgatttcatcatcttgagcgagattggagagcctctagtgcattgcttagtgttctagcatcttgtggcactagttaggcgatttgggctggtggagttcttgttactcttggtgtttgccaacacctagatggcctgatgattggtggatcatcgagcagaggaaggtgattatctctggctccgatctttgtgattgtgagaggttcttgtgccttcctcggtggagcgccaaaggcaactctagtggattgctcgtggctttgtggatcctcatcttatgttggttgtgtggcacctagttgtggattaggcgtgtgatgcctattagcacgtggacctctaagtgagtgaatcaccacaatggggactagcttgccggcaagcaaatgaacctcaaagaaaaaatcattgtgtcttgattctCTCCTTGATATTCATTGATTGACCACTTGCCAtggcggtatacctctctaccactctcttgtattacattgtgTCTTTACTTTtatagagcttgtggtagttgtaactagttagtgtagctcttagttgtagttctcttgctagcttgctAGCTTGCTACCTAAGTGTAAATTAGTAACTTAACCTTGGTGTGACATACTAGAGACCATAGacattagaattgggtaggtggcttgcaacacaagtgtagtgctagcgtaaaattcgcttcgccatcttatttactaatcacttgtcttagtgttgttgtagaattttttaataggctattcaccccttctctagctattaggacctttcaagtggtatcagagctgtggtcactgtgatttgaggcttaacaaccttcgatgtaaaaatggctcaaatcaacaacacgaaGAAGCCACCCCTAATttaatggctccaactatccctattggaaggcta is from Miscanthus floridulus cultivar M001 chromosome 7, ASM1932011v1, whole genome shotgun sequence and encodes:
- the LOC136467393 gene encoding uncharacterized protein isoform X1, with the translated sequence MSVEEEVERGEEEEEDLFYESLDRILSSSSSSTSASDDDDDGADRPRRRRGCDAPAAAAALDLWTSQPAPVQERRRRLLQLMGLAGDPSLAGFETGPSASEDAAGQPPASPVSRSRSGGAALGSARKPPLGGGRLRSSLSDGSDAADEDPRYLIRNLDDGREYVVREEFGLREVGTERHLTVEELARSPIVQELMRRQAFSTPNSNCTSNSQSGASTPIERSSSDSSNGGARYKRRSSWLRSIRCAAGSLVAHSRDRRSSDEKDTSSEKGGHHSSSATDDSQDSVPRHGPARVKVRQYGKSYKELSGLFMTQQIQAHNGSIWSIKFSPDGRYLASAGEDCIIHVWEVLEFERAGKEREVKENGVCNPLVAMVCNESSGTMVASAAPSGSHWEKKLRSKVLHSGGSVSSDRLMVPEYVFALSEKPVITFAGHSEDVLDLSWSKSQFLQYLLSSSMDKTVRLWHMSSTYCLKTFSHTDYVTCIQFNPVDDRYFISGSLDEKVRIWSIPKREIVDWVDLHEMVTAACYTPDGKGALVGSHKGSCHLYDTSDDMLCYKTQIDLQNKRRKSSQKKITGFQFIPGDSSVVIITSADSRIRVLDGFELVHKFKGFRNTSSQISACLTGNGRYIISASEDSHVYVWRNNDGLKPSRKKGIVSVTNTHEHFHCESVTVAVTWPFTSTTMTSLMNPRKQEELDRGSENDYSPQGLQTKLAKEQEMPDVEYRSTNITSNNLNHNGDRTSPTWPEELITPSSQNLRATTCHANEGDQALNRSAWGLVIVTAGRGGQIRTFQNFGFPVRV
- the LOC136467393 gene encoding uncharacterized protein isoform X2 produces the protein MSVEEEVERGEEEEEDLFYESLDRILSSSSSSTSASDDDDDGADRPRRRRGCDAPAAAAALDLWTSQPAPVQERRRRLLQLMGLAGDPSLAGFETGPSASEDAAGQPPASPVSRSRSGGAALGSARKPPLGGGRLRSSLSDGSDAADEDPRYLIRNLDDGREYVVREEFGLREVGTERHLTVEELARSPIVQELMRRQAFSTPNSNCTSNSQSGASTPIERSSSDSSNGGARYKRRSSWLRSIRCAAGSLVAHSRDRRSSDEKDTSSEKGGHHSSSATDDSQDSVPRHGPARVKVRQYGKSYKELSGLFMTQQIQAHNGSIWSIKFSPDGRYLASAGEDCIIHVWEVLEFERAGKEREVKENGVCNPLVAMVCNESSGTMVASAAPSGSHWEKKLRSKVLHSGGSVSSDRLMVPEYVFALSEKPVITFAGHSEDVLDLSWSKSQYLLSSSMDKTVRLWHMSSTYCLKTFSHTDYVTCIQFNPVDDRYFISGSLDEKVRIWSIPKREIVDWVDLHEMVTAACYTPDGKGALVGSHKGSCHLYDTSDDMLCYKTQIDLQNKRRKSSQKKITGFQFIPGDSSVVIITSADSRIRVLDGFELVHKFKGFRNTSSQISACLTGNGRYIISASEDSHVYVWRNNDGLKPSRKKGIVSVTNTHEHFHCESVTVAVTWPFTSTTMTSLMNPRKQEELDRGSENDYSPQGLQTKLAKEQEMPDVEYRSTNITSNNLNHNGDRTSPTWPEELITPSSQNLRATTCHANEGDQALNRSAWGLVIVTAGRGGQIRTFQNFGFPVRV